TCCGCGTGAATACGTCTATTTGCCTGATGCAGCTGCCATGATTGCCGAACTAGCCGGCAGGGACTTTGCTTACGGACAGAATTGGCATATCCCGGGCTCCGGACTTATTGCAGGCAAAGAAATCGTACGAATCGCCCAAGCCGCGAGCGGCAGCACCAAACCGGTCATTCCACTCAAAAAAACGGGTTTGTCTCTGCTGGGCATGGCAGTACCGGTCATGAAGGAGGTTGTCGAAATGCTGTATTTAACCGATGAACCCCTCACCTTAAGCGGGGAGAAATACGAACGATTGATCGGACCGGTTCCGGCTACACCGTTTGAAGAGGGGATATCCTTTACCATCCGCACGTTACAGCAGCGGAAGTAATTCTTTTGCCGAAGTAGTAATTGATTGATCACTCAACAGAAGGGACCGCCATCTAAAACTTAAGCTCCCACAAGAAGAAACGGCTTCGCCGTCCTTTTAGGGACGGTACCGTTTCTCGTAGAATTATAAGACCAAATGATAAGCGCACAGCTTATACAGTCTTATATTTTAAAAAAGACCATCCCTTAAGCAGGATGGCCTTCTCTTTGCGGTTATTTGATTGACGGCAGGTATTCTTCCAGACGGTCCCACGTTTCGGTGATGCCCTGCTCCATTCCCATATCCATGACGGTCTTGAGCGCTTCGGCGGATTCAAAGCGTCCGCGGCTGATGACCTTCGTCTTTCCCTCATGCTCTACAAAAGTCATCGTAATGTGAGAGGAGGGCATCCCTTCCGTTACATTGCCTTCCGCATCCGAGAAGTAATCGGTATAGACGATGGTTTCGGGCTCCGAGATTTCCTGGTACACCGCTTTGCCCCAAGATTCCATTCCGTAGAAATCACCCTGCTTCTCATCGACACATTTCATACAGTAATGCCATACGCCTCCCGGACGAAAATCGATGTTGCAAACCGGCAGTGTCCAGCCCCGGGGTCCCCACCAATGCTTCAAATGCTCGGCTTCCGAAAACGCCTTGAATACCAGCTCGCGCGGTGCATCGAACACACGCTCCAGAACAAGTTTCTGACCTTCTACCCGGGTAACCATTTTGTTCGTCATTGAAAACTCCTCCTTAAGATTAGGTTTCCTTTGGTTGACTTTCCCCAGCTTGCAGCTTGTTCTCTTCGGCTTGGAGCTTCTGCAGATACATGTCCAGATTGTCGAAACGTTCATTCCAGATCCTGCGGTAAGCATCAAGCCAGGAATCCAGCGCCCGAAACGGCTCGGCACGGAGCCTGTAGTTCCGGCGATTGGCCACGGCCTCTACTTCCACCAATCCGGCCTCCAGCAGAACCCGCAGATGCTTCGAGGCCTGGGGCTGGCGGAGCCCCAAATGATCGGCGATTTCCCCTACAGTCAGGGGACCGCCGCGCAAAAGCTCAACCATGCCTAACCGGTTAGGTTCGGCTAATGCGCTGAATGTCGTAATATTCATGGGATACGGCGCGGCCTATGCTTCCAGTACGGGTCATTTCAGGCCACCTCATTTCATTTATTAAGTATCGGCTGCTTGATACACAAAGCATACCCCATATTGAATATTCCTGTAAAGGAATATTTTAAAATTTGATATATCTTTCTCGGGCAGCGCCCGCTCTATTCAATCGGTTCGCCCGCCGCTTCCCATCGGGAGATTTCCTCCCGCACCCGCGGCGCGACCTCCGTCCCCAGCAGCTCAATGGCGCGCATCACGTCCTCATGCGGCATCGTGCCAAGCGGGGTATGCAGGAAAAAGCGGGTGATGCCTACGTTTTTGCGCAGGTGGATAATTTTGTTCGCCACCGTTTCGGGGTCGCCGACATACAGCGCTCCTTCAAAGCTACGGGCGGCATCGAAGGTGGAACGGTCATAATGTCCCCAGCCCCGCTCCCTTCCAATGACATTCATGCTTGCCTGGGTTGACGGAAAAAACTTATCGGCCGCCGTTTCGGTGTCCTCCGCAATAAAGCCATGCGAGTGCGATGCCACAGGCAGATGCGAGACGTCATGTCCCGCCTTCGCCGCCGCTCTTTTATAAAGCTTCACAAGCGGCGCGAACTGCAGCGGACGGCCACCGATAATCGCCAGCACCAGCGGCAGGCCGAGCAGGCCGGCGCGGATTACGGATTCCTGATTGCCCCCGCTGCCAATCCACACCGGCAAAGGATTCTGTACCGGACGCGGATACACGCCCAAATCCGGAATGGCCGGGCGATGCCCGCCTTCCCATGTGACATGTTCCGACTCCCGGATCTTGAGTAAGAGCTCCAGCTTTTCATCGAACAGCTCATCATAGTCGTCCAGGTCATATCCAAACAGCGGAAACGATTCGATAAAAGAACCCCGGCCCGCCATGATCTCCGCGCGCCCGCCTGAAATGCCGTCCAGCGTAGCAAAATCCTGAAACACCCTCACCGGATCATCGGACGACAGCACCGTAACCGCGCTGGTCAATCGGATTTGCTTCGTCTGCGCCGCCGCCGCGGCCAGCACAACCGCAGGCGAGGATGCCGCATAATCCTTGCGGTGATGCTCGCCCACGCCGTACACATCCAGCCCCACCCGGTCGGCCAGCACAATCTCCTCCACCACCTCGCGCAGCCGCTGCGCGTGACTCATCACTTCTCCGGTATGCACATCCGGCGATGTCTCCACAAATGTGCTGATGCCTATCTCCATTGGCAGCGCCCCCATCTTGTATCAAAATTGAGTATCTTTATTTTGAACGTTTCAGAAAGTGATATCAAGCGCTTGTTCAGCAAGGATCTCTGTGCTTCTCCTCCGCCTACGGAACTCCGTCGGTGTAACACCGGTCCAATTCCGGAATGCCCGATAAAAGGCGCTGGCCTCGGAAAAACCGAGCAAGTAGGCAATTTCATCTATGGATATACCGGTTCCGTGCAGGTAATCCTCAGCCATTCTTTGGCGAGCCGCTCGCAATAACTCCAGGTAGGAGGTCCCTTCCTTCCGCAAATAATTCTGCAAGCTTCGTACGCTGACCGCGAGCTGTTCCGCGATTGCCTCGATGGAAGGAGAACCTCCCCGCATATGGTCCAGAAGGAGACGGAGCACTTGAGCGGTATAAGGAGAATGATCCTGCAATCTTAATCCACTTCTCGCATCTCTTGCAATCTTCTCGAAGGGCTCCAGCAGAGCGGGATTCGGCCCTATTAGCGGTATGCTCAGATCTTCCCGTCTCAACACAAGCGCATCATTGTCGGATTGAAACCGTACCGGACATTGAAAAACACGCTCATATTCGGCTGCGCTTCGCGGCATATCGCATGTAAAACGGACCTCGCATAGCGGAATCCGCCTGCCGGTAAGCATATTGATGTAGGTATAGGTTCCAGCCAGCTTAAGATCAATATAAATCCGGTTATTCCTCAGAGCCGCATCAAGCACCGTGGAACGGAGCTCCACTTGCTCCCCTTCCTCATGCAGCTTCATTCTGCCGGTTCCATCAACTACCGTCTCGTACTCGCAATATTTAACCGCGGCCGTCCCCAGATTGGCGCAATTCATCAGGATATAACCGACGATGCTCGAGAATCCCCGGCTAAGTCTTTCGCCCAGAAGCAGACCGATCTCTTCAATGCCCGTGATTCTTCCCAGACCCTCCATAATCGTGTTTACTTGACCGGCTGTTAACCGGTGATCCGGAGAAGATACAGAGCTCAGGTCAATTGCCTCGGTCTGGAACAATTCCTCACTCGTTAATCCAAAGAACTCCAGACCTTGCATTAAAGCAGATATTTTGGATACTGACATCGTAAATTGTCCGCCCATCCCCACATCTCCTATCCGATTGTGTTCACATAAACGTCTCCCCCGTTTGTTGCGCGTCAAGTCATTCTTTTTTCGTCAAGGAGCATTGGATTTCAGTCTCATATTTCTTACACTAATAATCAGTACGAAACAGGAGGAATGTTGATGAAACCGACCGTTCTAATAACAGGAGCTTCCAGCGGAATCGGCCTGGCCTTTGCTACCTTGTTCGCCAGTCGCCATTATGATATCGTCCTTGTAGCCAGGAGAGCGGATCGCCTGAACGAGCTTGCGGAACAATTAAGCCGCGAGTATGGAAGCCTGGTAACCGTGATTCCCAGCGATCTGTCCCTTCCGGATGCTCCGCGGGACATATTCGAACAGCTGCGAAGCCGGAAGATTGATATCGATATCCTCGTTAACAACGCCGGAACCCAGGTCTATGGCGAATTTCAGCATGCAGACCTTGAAGCAACCCTTCGGCTGATCCAGATCAATATCATGGCGCTGACCGAGCTGACCAAATTGGCCACCGACGACATGGTCCGTAAAGGACGCAAAGGTAAAATACTGAATGTCGGTTCAACCGGATCGTTCGCGCCATCGCCCCTGAATGCCGTATACTGCGCAACCAAGGCTTACGTGCTTAGCTTCTCCGAAGGTATTTCGAAAGATTTGGAGGGAACGGGGATTACCGTAACGACCCTCTGCCCCGGCGCCACAAGAAGCGAATTTGCCGAAAAGGCCAATCTGCTTGACTCCAGGTTATTCAATTTTGCCGTAATGGAACCGGAGAAGGTGGCCTCGATCGGGTATAAAGCCTTGATGAACAATAAAAGAGTAGCGGTTCCCGGCTTGCTCAACCGGTTGATGGTAGGCTCCATCCCGTTTACTCCACGGGGGCTTTTGCTGCGGTTAAGCCATTATTTAATGCGTCCCGCTCGTTAAACGAAATTATGACGATTTCTGTTTACCCGTTCTATAATGAAGCAGAACGATCCCCGAGCTAAAGCTTCTCGTTTCCAGCAGTTCCAGCTTCATTTGCGTGGCATCTTGAAACAGCGGTTTGCCGTTTCCGATAACTACCGGTGTCAGCACTAGCAGGTACTCATCGATCAATCCTTCATTTGCAAGCTGCTGCACAATCGTTCCGCTGCCAAATATCGTGATATCGGGGCCTTCGCCTTCTTTTAACCTTCTTACTTCCTCTGCAAGATTGCCGCTGAGCAGCCTGGAATTCTCCCAGTTCACTTCCTGCAAAGTTGTAGAGAACACCACTTTGGTCATCTGGTTTAATTCTTGGGCCATCATCCGGGCGCCTTCGGGAGCATTCGGATTGTTTGCCACATGCGGCCAGTAGCTTTCGAACATCTGGTAGGTCACCCTGCCGAATAATACGGTGTCGGGATTCATCATCTCATGCGCAGCTTTGTCGACCTCGGGATCATGGATAAACCAGTCGATCTCTCCGCCCAGACCCGCATAATAACCATCGATAGAGAGATTGTTGAACACAACAACTTTTCTCATAGGGCACCTCTTTCATAGATTAGATCAACCCTCTTTCATAGATTAGATCAAAATGCAGCCGAAAACGTCCTGTCCGAATAGACTATATCCCAATCTTTAGCAGATTCTGTCCTGGCGTTCAAGAGGGATTTTCGCCGCAGCAGAAGCAGAGATGCGTATAGCCGCCACCGCATACGATAAGTCCCCGCCAAGACTGCTTGCCGGGGACTTTCAACCTCCTAAGGAATGGCGCAAATCAGATGTCCGCCAAGTCAATCGGTCTTCAATAACGAACCGAGCGGTTTCAGAACCGCTTCCACCCCTTTTGTCGGATTGGGTAGATGGACATGAAGCAAAGCTAAAATGCTTAACGTCAAGCCGGCCAGAATAAGCACGACATACACAATCAGATCTTTGCGCTGTTTCTTTTTGATTAATTGGGGAATATCCCAGCCGGCCAGCACAACAAACAGGAGGATAATCGCCATGATCTTCATGCTTATTCCTCTCCCTCTTCCACGGTAATCATCGACTTGTTCGTCAGACCGGTGCGGACCACCTTCGCATGAGGCTTAATGTCCACTTCCAGTTCGGGGAAAACGTCATCCCAGCTTTCTTTAAACTGCCGATTCCACGCTTTCGGGTATGCCCGGTATACAGCGTTGCCGAACCCGAAGATGTCCGAATTAAATGTTTTTTGTGCCTTCTCGATCGTGGATTGTATTCTTCTCTTCGTTTCCAGCTCCAATTCTTGTTCGACATATTGAATGATCTTGGGGTCGCTCATATCCAATGAGGAGTTATTTTCATAGACGGTGTTTTCCATATAGATGTCCCCTTGGATTCGGAGCTTGCGGTCCCGGAGAATCGGTTTGATCTTCGTCGCTTTCCGGACAGCCATGGCGCTGATATTGCCCCCGCCCTTATCCTTTGAAATCTCCACTGTGACAACACTGGTCTTCAGCTCATTGCGCAGCCACAGCGCCCCGCGCGTCTCCGCATCGTCCAGCCAGCCGACCAATTTATCTTTGCGGAATACGGCTGAACCGGATATAACCGTGTTCATGTCCCCTCCGGAAGATCCTTCTTCGTTGTCAATCTCGGTTTGTCTTAAAGCCACCTGGGCAGCGATCGGCTCGATTCCGTCCGTAAGGAGCATCTGAAAAAAGTCTTTTAAGTAGATTCTGATTGCGACATGACGCTTCTCCTCTTCCCTGATTTCCTCGGCGGAAATCTTCTCCCATTTGGCGTTGAACTTTAAAATTTCCGCCGCTTTCCCTTCGCTGAATAGAATGTAACTGCGCAGCCGGGATTCCCGGTACCGCACAAAAAAATCAAGCACGGGCGCAACCCCCTCCCGCGCCAGCTGCTCCCCGATGATAATAATCCGGCTATGGGAGAAGAACAATTGGCGGGGAAGCTTCTTCTGCAGCCTGCGGCAAGCGTCCAGCATGGTCACTCCTTTCTCCGACACGACCACGGTTGCTTTATTTCCATCGCCGCTCCCTGAACCGCCGCTTCCCGAACCGCTGGCCGGTCCGAGCATCGTCGGAACGGCAATCTGCAGCGTGAGCAGGTATTTCCCGTCCTCCATCTTGTCAATGGCGGAGGCGGTCACAATCGACAGATCGTTCAATTCAACTCGGCCCCAGCAGCCGCTTGTCGGCAGCATTGCGAGGATCAGCAGCATAATCCCTAGCTTTCTCATCAGGCGTCCTCCTTTCATAAGCAGGGCTACTCGCCGCGCTTCGGGGAACGCGGCCGTAGTGTTCCTTTCATACGCCGGGGATTGTTCTTGCCGGTCTCGGTCGAACGCTTGGTCATTCCCCACCAAGGCACACGCAGAAAAACATCCTTCATATCACTGGCATGCATGGGAGCCAGCGGAGACAAATAAGGAACACCGAACGAACGCAGGCGCGCCATATGGATCAGAATGAACAGCACGCCGAGCAGTACGCCATACAGTCCGAGTGTCCCGGCCAGAATCATCATCGGAAACCGAAGCAGCCGGATGGTAATAGCCTGGGAGTAGCTCGGAACGATGAAGGAAGCAATCCCTGTGATAGAGACGATAATGACCATGGGCGCGGACACGATCCCTGCGCTTACGGAAGCCTCGCCGATCACGAGCGCCCCGACAATGCTGACCGCTTGTCCGACCGGCCGGGGCAGACGCACCCCTGCTTCCCGCAGCGCCTCGAATGAAATTTCCATCAGCAGCGCTTCGACAATAGCCGGGAAAGGAACCGTTTCACGGGAAGCAGCGGCGCTGAGCAGCAGGGATGTTGGCAGCATCTCCTGATGAAACGTCAGCAGAGCGATGTACAGTGATGGCAGCAGCAGAGCAATCATCAGAAACAGATAACGAAGCAGCCGGATCAGAGTCGAGACGACAAATCTTTGGTAATAATCTTCACTGGCCTGCATCATTTCAAAGAAAGTAACCGGAAGAAACAGGGCAAAGGGAGTGTTGTCAATCAGCACCCCAACTTTGCCTTCCAACAAGTTGGCCACGATCCGGTCGGGACGCTCCGTGTAGTTTATCTGGGGAAATATGGAAAAATGGTTGTCCTCTATCAGCTCCTCCACATAACCGCTCTCGAGAATGGCGTCGATGTCGATCCGGTTCAATCTCTCCCGGACTTCTTCGATGAGTGCTTCGTCCGCGATCCCTTCCAGATAGGTAATGGCGACATCCGTCTTCGACAATCTCCCCAGCTGGATGCTTTCAAATTTCAACTGCGGCGTTCTCAATCTGCGGCGAATGAGATTAATGTTGGTGAGCAAATTTTCCGTAAATCCTTCTCTTGGCCCCCGAATGACGGCCTCAGTAGCCGGCTCTTCAACCGCCCGCATTTCCCAGCCCCTCGCGCTGATGAACAGGGCCTTGTACACACCGTCAAGGAGCAGCGCCGTATCTCCACGCAGAATATGGTCTATGGCATCCTGAATCCGCCCGCCGGTGCTTACTTGCGAAGCGCTGATCACCTGTTTCCGGAGCAGGTTCTCAAGGCCGGTCAGCGTTAGTCCCGATTTCTGCGTCATTTGTTCGCCATACCTCAGCAAGGGCTCCATGATATCGGATTCCAGAGTGAGGGTATTCACCATTCCGTCTAGGAAAACTAGGGCCGCGTTTTGGGAGTCGCCTATTTGAAATTCCCGGAAGATGATGTCGGAGGATCGGTCAAAAATCTTCTTGATGCGGGCCAAGTCCTGTGCAATATTCCCGCTGACGAGCTCGTGATTTGGCGTCATCCCTTGCCCCATATCTCGTTCACCCTTTCCCACAAAGTCGACCCTTCCCTACATATAAAGTGCCGGAAGCACTAACCTCTCTTATTTCCGCTCCCTTCTCCCTCCCGTTTCCTTTCGTCCAACCGCCGGATTTTGGCAACAATCAACATGAGCAGAGGAAGCAAAATAACGAAAGGGAGGGAAAAGAACGGCCAAATCGTAAAAGCAAACACGGTATCCTCAACAAGATTTCCATAGGCGACGATAGAGAAAATAAAGATCAAAACACCTACGGGTATAACAACGGACCGGTAGTCGGAAAGCCTGCACCACTGAGCCAACCCGATTACAGCGCAATAATAGCAGACCCCTATCTTCGTAAAGCCCGACGTTATCCAAAGCAGCATGCCGAGAGTATCCAAATTGGTTACGAAACCCGCCTTTTCGATGTACTTTATAGTTTCGTGAGTCGGATAATTCATTCTGGCAGTGACCGATGGACCTAGCACGAGAATAGATACCAGAACACTTATCGTAAGGATTATGCCGCCAAATAAAATAGCAAGGATATAGGACTTCTTCACCTTCTGAATATTGCGGATATTGGGCAGCAGCATCGCAAATAGAATGGTCTCGCCAAATGGATTTGAAGCCGCCGAGATTGAGCCTTTCATAACGGGAACGATTCCTTCACCCATAAACGGAGTCAAATTATCCCATTTGAATTCCGTTATTAACAGAATGATGATGGGCAGGACGAACAGTTCGCGAAAAGGCAAAACAAGTTCATTGACTCGCCCAAGGGTTTCAATCCCTCCCCGAATGGCATAAGCGATAACGGCCAGCAGCGATCCGCTTACGATAATAGGCGGTGCACTCGGCAGTGCGGTTATCGTCACATAATCGCGAAAAATCCCGGTAACGAGCGACCCCAAATATAAAGGGTACAATACATACAAAAAGCCGACTATTTTTCCAATCCATTTACCCAATATGATTTCGCTGTACTGGATGATGCTTCGCTTCGGAAATAGAAGCCCCAAGCTGGTAAATAGAAGAACAACCGCTACTCCAGTCAAAGTGGCGATAATAATGGTAAGCCAACCGTCCTGTTTAGCAAAGGAAGCGGCACTGGACGGAATGATCACGGTGGCACCCCCCAGTAGGAAGGTTAACATTAAAAAACCGGCCTGCCTGGCACTAATCTTTCCACGATCCAGCATGATGGTCCCTCCATTTTCCAAGCATACTTCGCATAGTTTTCCAATTTGCCGTTAAAATAACCGCTTCCGATTATGTTTATTTTCATCTGAATTGCAAATACTGGGTTTATTATTTTTCACGGGAAAGGACAGGACATGGCACAGGAAAAAATCAGCGGGTGGCAGCTATTTTCCATGATTATTCTGTTTGAAATCGGGACTACAGTACTCTTTGGATTGGGTATGGAGGCCAAGCAAGATGAGTGGCTGGCGATCTTGGCCGCGATGCTCGGGGGACTTGCGTTAATGCGGGTTTACTCCAAGCTCTGCGAATATTATCCGAACCGGACGCTTGTGCAAATCATTCCCGAGATCGTCGGAAAATGGATCGGCTATCCGCTGTCGCTTGTTTATATCTTGAATTTTGCTTATGAGTCTTCACGGGTGCTTCGGGACTTCGGGGAGCTCATTGCGCAGACGATTTTGATAGAAACGCCGATCCTAGTCGTTATGGCCGGATTCATGCTCGGCATCATCTATTGTCTGCGTGGCGGGGTTGAAGTGTTCGGACGTTTGGGGGAGATCTTGTTTCCGGTTGCTTTTATCGCCCTGGTCACCGGATGGATTCTCATCCTCACTTCTCAAATTCACCATTTTGAGTATATGGAGCCCGTCTTTGAAAAGGGCGGACAGCCGATCTTGAAAGCGGTCTTCCCCTTCCTTCTTGTGTTTCCGTTCGGCCAAACGCTCCTGTTCATGATGTTTGCCAAAAACCTGAATCCCCACAGTCGCTTCCGAAAAGTCGGGATGGTCGGGATTCTCGCGTCCGGCATCATTTTGTCATTAAATATGCTGGGTCTAATTTCCACATTTGGCTCACTCGTTCTGAAAGAAACGGAATTTCCGCTGTATACTGCAATAGGCATGGTTGATCTGGGGGATTTTATTATGAACCTGGATGCGCTCGCAATCCTGATGATGGTGCTGGGCGGGTTCTTCAAGCTGGGGGCATTCATGTACGGTACCGTACTCGGAACCGCGCAGCTGTTCAAATTGGAATCCTACCATCCACTCCTTATTCCATGGGGAACGATTATTCTGGCAATGTCCTTTATCATTGCGTCCAATTACACCCAACATATCTATATCGGCTGGAAAATATCGATACCCTATATTTTTTTCCCGCTCTATATCGTAATCCCTATTCTGTTATGGATCATTGCCGCTATTCGTAAAATGGTGGGTGCATGAATAACGGGCGCAAAAAGAGCCGCTCCGCATGTAGAGTGCTCTACCGCGGGGCAGCCCTTCTATAGCTTTTTCTGATTCACCTGTGATTTACCACAATGTATACCCTGCTTCGACAAGGATTTTATACCATTGCTCTTTGGTCAGCTCGGGGCCTTCGGCCGACTTTATAGCCCGCTCAATCCGCTCTTTGTTTCCGGTGCCAAGGACAATGACGGGATTGGACGAGTGCTTGAAGATCCATTTGTAGATGACTTCGTCGAGATGCTCCAGCCCCTGCTCCTGCCGAATCGCTTCGAGGACGTTATGCATGTTCTCCTCAACTGCACTAGTCGGTTTAAAAATTCTGCCGCCCGCCAGAGGCGACCAAATCATCGGAGATATCCCTTCTTTCAGGCAGTGGGTCATGGTGCCGTTTTGATAATTCTGGATGCCCAGCGGATTCAGCATAAATTGGTGAGTGACAAAATTAATGTCCGAATATTTTTGCAGTGTGTCAAATTCAAGCGGACTATGATTGGATAATCCGAAATACTTGACCTTGCCCTCGCTTTGAAGCTGAAGCAGCGTTTCGTTAAGCTCGCGCGGATCAATCAGCAGATCGAACATATGGATGAGCAGGATATCAATGTAGCCGCATTGAAGTTTGTCCAAAGAGTCATTAACCTGTGTCAAAATATATTCTTTATCCGTGTTGAAAAAACGAGTTTTAATATGAGGGTTTCGGGCATTCGGCACACTGATTGCGCATTTCGTTACGATTTCGATTTTCTCCCTCAGGGACGGTTCCAGCTTCAGAGCTTCCCCGAACAGCGCTTCGTTTCGATGATCGCCGCCGTAAATATCGGCATGGTCAAACGTTGTGATTCCCCGCTCAATGCACCATTCGATAAATTCCACCGCTTGTTCGACACTTAAATTCCAGTCATTCATTCTCATGCATCCAATGACCAGTTTGGATATGGAAAGCTGCTCGTTTAATTGAATTTTCAACACAGTCACCCGCCTTGTTCCTAAGATATGACAAGCTAAATCCGTTCTCATTATATCTCTTTAGGAAAGCGATTACTTTAGATGTTTTCGGATGTTTCTTTCTAAAACTTTCGGATTTCATTTCCGACTGCCTATCCCAAATCGCCTTTGGAATAAGGCACTCATAGGTTTGACTTAACAGTGTTGTAAGGATTCGATTCGGCGGGATACGGTATAATGAAAAATCAACACGGATATAACCATTAGAACAATCGCCTCTAAATAGAGATAAACGTAGGATAGTTGTTCAACAACAACTCCGCCCAGCATGGGTCCGAGTGCTCTGCCTAAGGTAGAGGACATATTTACAAAACTTTGATAGGAACCTTTTGCATGAGATGGTGAAATCGTATTAATCATTGCCGGTATGGCGGGAAACACAAACATTTCTCCTAAGGTAAGCAGGACAATAGCAGCCATGAACCCTATATACTGCTGACTAAATATGAGGACAATGAAAGAAAAAATAAACAGCGTAACGCCCAAATAAATCTGTATTTTATAAGTATGAGCCACTTTCTTAATAATTAGCGAAAGCAGCGGCTGGCCTAAAATAATAAGTATGGCATTGATCGTCCATAAGAAGCTATATAAATTGAACTCGTAACATTAAGGACCGCCAGAATCGGGTAAAAGGTAAGAAAGAACCTGAAAAGGCGGAGATTTAAATGACTACAGAACAAGAGATCGGAAAACTGACAGAAGCCATGAAGGAAACGGAAAGTACCCGGATGTATGAAAGATATTTGGCGATAAGGCTGCATCTAGAGGGCCGGACCCTCACCGAAATTGCCGATATTTTGGGCAGATCCTTTCCGGCCATCAGCGGATACTGGAAGAACTACCGTAAGAACGGACTGCAAGGTCTCGAATTGGGTGAATATCCGGGTGGTTCCAAGCGACTTTCGAATGAGCAAGAGGAACGGCTGAAGCAAGTCATCGCTGAGAAACGCCCTGTCGATGTTGGCTTTGAAGCGAAGTATACCTGGACGTTAAAACTCATTCGTGCCTGGATTCTTCGGGAGTATAGCGAAGACTACACGCTCAAAGGCGTCTCCAAAATGCTGAACCGCCTTGGCTTCAGCTACACGAAGGCCACCTATACTTTGGCAAAGGCCAATCCAGAGGAGCAAGAGCAGTTTCGCCAAGTCACGCTACCTGAGCTCAAAGACCAGTTAGATCAAGGAAAAGTGGATCACCTGCTGTTTGAAGACGAATCGGCTATTTGGGCCTATCTAGCCTTACAGTACAATTGGTTTCCGAGAGGACAACAGCGAAAAATCAAGACGTATGGCCAGCATCAGGGTGCCAAGCTGTTTGCAGCGATCGATTACGAAACCGGCCATGTCCTTCACCGGGAAGAAGAAAAACTGGATGCGAAAGCGTTCCAACGCTTCTTGGCCGACATTTTACAGACGTATTCCGGCAAGGTCGTGGTTGTACTGGATAATGCCCACATTCATCATGCCGATGAAATTCAGCCTTTTCTCAAGGAGCACGCCCGATTGCAGTTGGTCTATTTACCCAAGTACAGCCCGGAACTCAATCCCACGGAAGGTTTGTGGAAATGGCTAAAGCACGATGTCGTGAACAATGTGTTTTTCCAAAAGTTCTACGTCATTCGTTCCCATGTGGCCGATTTAATAAAAAGCATCAACCGAACTCCTCAAGCCGTAATTGACCGCTTACTTCTTCAGGT
This region of Paenibacillus sp. URB8-2 genomic DNA includes:
- a CDS encoding spore germination protein gives rise to the protein MGQGMTPNHELVSGNIAQDLARIKKIFDRSSDIIFREFQIGDSQNAALVFLDGMVNTLTLESDIMEPLLRYGEQMTQKSGLTLTGLENLLRKQVISASQVSTGGRIQDAIDHILRGDTALLLDGVYKALFISARGWEMRAVEEPATEAVIRGPREGFTENLLTNINLIRRRLRTPQLKFESIQLGRLSKTDVAITYLEGIADEALIEEVRERLNRIDIDAILESGYVEELIEDNHFSIFPQINYTERPDRIVANLLEGKVGVLIDNTPFALFLPVTFFEMMQASEDYYQRFVVSTLIRLLRYLFLMIALLLPSLYIALLTFHQEMLPTSLLLSAAASRETVPFPAIVEALLMEISFEALREAGVRLPRPVGQAVSIVGALVIGEASVSAGIVSAPMVIIVSITGIASFIVPSYSQAITIRLLRFPMMILAGTLGLYGVLLGVLFILIHMARLRSFGVPYLSPLAPMHASDMKDVFLRVPWWGMTKRSTETGKNNPRRMKGTLRPRSPKRGE
- a CDS encoding GerAB/ArcD/ProY family transporter, whose amino-acid sequence is MLDRGKISARQAGFLMLTFLLGGATVIIPSSAASFAKQDGWLTIIIATLTGVAVVLLFTSLGLLFPKRSIIQYSEIILGKWIGKIVGFLYVLYPLYLGSLVTGIFRDYVTITALPSAPPIIVSGSLLAVIAYAIRGGIETLGRVNELVLPFRELFVLPIIILLITEFKWDNLTPFMGEGIVPVMKGSISAASNPFGETILFAMLLPNIRNIQKVKKSYILAILFGGIILTISVLVSILVLGPSVTARMNYPTHETIKYIEKAGFVTNLDTLGMLLWITSGFTKIGVCYYCAVIGLAQWCRLSDYRSVVIPVGVLIFIFSIVAYGNLVEDTVFAFTIWPFFSLPFVILLPLLMLIVAKIRRLDERKREGEGSGNKRG
- a CDS encoding GerAB/ArcD/ProY family transporter, whose amino-acid sequence is MAQEKISGWQLFSMIILFEIGTTVLFGLGMEAKQDEWLAILAAMLGGLALMRVYSKLCEYYPNRTLVQIIPEIVGKWIGYPLSLVYILNFAYESSRVLRDFGELIAQTILIETPILVVMAGFMLGIIYCLRGGVEVFGRLGEILFPVAFIALVTGWILILTSQIHHFEYMEPVFEKGGQPILKAVFPFLLVFPFGQTLLFMMFAKNLNPHSRFRKVGMVGILASGIILSLNMLGLISTFGSLVLKETEFPLYTAIGMVDLGDFIMNLDALAILMMVLGGFFKLGAFMYGTVLGTAQLFKLESYHPLLIPWGTIILAMSFIIASNYTQHIYIGWKISIPYIFFPLYIVIPILLWIIAAIRKMVGA
- a CDS encoding aldo/keto reductase: MKIQLNEQLSISKLVIGCMRMNDWNLSVEQAVEFIEWCIERGITTFDHADIYGGDHRNEALFGEALKLEPSLREKIEIVTKCAISVPNARNPHIKTRFFNTDKEYILTQVNDSLDKLQCGYIDILLIHMFDLLIDPRELNETLLQLQSEGKVKYFGLSNHSPLEFDTLQKYSDINFVTHQFMLNPLGIQNYQNGTMTHCLKEGISPMIWSPLAGGRIFKPTSAVEENMHNVLEAIRQEQGLEHLDEVIYKWIFKHSSNPVIVLGTGNKERIERAIKSAEGPELTKEQWYKILVEAGYTLW
- a CDS encoding IS630 family transposase; the protein is MTTEQEIGKLTEAMKETESTRMYERYLAIRLHLEGRTLTEIADILGRSFPAISGYWKNYRKNGLQGLELGEYPGGSKRLSNEQEERLKQVIAEKRPVDVGFEAKYTWTLKLIRAWILREYSEDYTLKGVSKMLNRLGFSYTKATYTLAKANPEEQEQFRQVTLPELKDQLDQGKVDHLLFEDESAIWAYLALQYNWFPRGQQRKIKTYGQHQGAKLFAAIDYETGHVLHREEEKLDAKAFQRFLADILQTYSGKVVVVLDNAHIHHADEIQPFLKEHARLQLVYLPKYSPELNPTEGLWKWLKHDVVNNVFFQKFYVIRSHVADLIKSINRTPQAVIDRLLLQV